One segment of Allorhodopirellula heiligendammensis DNA contains the following:
- a CDS encoding AAA family ATPase, whose protein sequence is MSSSHNSSHTTATEPSAEMAAQILRERIGQENVTQSSVLASRRLDEALLRLERASERSRLEPSRPAPTPEPPAEFERKERVAPLERIPNQGRVEPAIADSHAHASEMSADAIEALFGQPIDVMILSTKAKIDEDRVLQPSDTREPSPHRDELQSPPTVPRPPESAVPAPVVTAASPPPANPTVSSESAPEPACITPPATESPCQRETSHEFVAAWQVDELIVPSTIDELFLADSLAEQLAVRLAEARLEGLQTIAITSANRGEGRSTVALGLALSIAFSGLRVALVDADRHGGHLASDLQLDLDHSWVEAMRSGMPLEEIAVTSQADALTLLPLLETEEGANFAHEELEMMLARLKESFDMIVVDCGASAIDDIVLCGTALIVRDNQRTAASEVEGLSRSLRSRGVQGVGVIENFCDE, encoded by the coding sequence ATGTCATCTTCCCACAACTCGTCTCACACCACCGCTACTGAACCGTCCGCAGAGATGGCTGCGCAGATACTCCGCGAACGCATTGGGCAGGAGAACGTTACCCAGTCCAGTGTGTTGGCATCACGGCGGTTGGATGAAGCCTTGTTACGTCTCGAACGGGCGAGCGAGCGAAGTCGCCTCGAGCCCTCCCGTCCTGCTCCGACGCCAGAACCGCCAGCGGAGTTCGAACGGAAGGAACGGGTTGCTCCACTTGAACGGATACCGAACCAGGGACGAGTCGAACCGGCAATCGCTGACTCACACGCACACGCCAGCGAGATGTCTGCCGACGCGATCGAAGCATTGTTCGGTCAGCCCATCGATGTGATGATTCTGTCGACCAAGGCGAAGATTGACGAAGACCGAGTTCTGCAACCAAGCGATACGCGTGAGCCATCGCCGCATCGAGACGAACTGCAATCACCTCCCACAGTTCCGCGACCACCAGAATCCGCTGTGCCGGCACCTGTCGTGACAGCTGCGTCACCACCGCCAGCAAATCCCACGGTTTCTTCTGAGTCGGCCCCGGAGCCCGCCTGTATCACGCCACCGGCAACTGAGTCACCTTGCCAGCGTGAGACTTCGCACGAGTTTGTCGCCGCTTGGCAGGTGGATGAATTGATTGTGCCGAGCACGATTGATGAGCTCTTTCTTGCCGATTCGCTAGCCGAGCAGCTCGCTGTGAGATTGGCCGAAGCTCGCTTGGAAGGGTTACAGACAATCGCCATCACGAGCGCAAATCGCGGCGAAGGACGTTCGACGGTGGCGTTAGGTTTAGCACTCAGCATTGCATTTTCCGGCCTGCGAGTCGCATTGGTCGACGCCGATCGACACGGCGGTCACCTCGCATCTGACTTGCAACTGGATCTGGACCATAGTTGGGTCGAGGCGATGCGTAGTGGTATGCCGCTAGAAGAAATAGCGGTTACGTCGCAGGCCGATGCACTGACGCTACTGCCGCTGCTCGAAACGGAAGAGGGGGCGAACTTTGCCCACGAAGAGTTGGAGATGATGTTGGCTCGGCTTAAGGAGTCGTTCGACATGATCGTCGTTGACTGCGGAGCCTCGGCCATCGATGACATCGTGCTATGCGGAACAGCCTTGATCGTGCGAGACAATCAGCGGACCGCAGCCAGTGAAGTCGAAGGGCTGTCGCGATCACTTCGCAGTCGTGGTGTCCAGGGCGTCGGTGTGATCGAGAATTTCTGCGACGAATGA
- a CDS encoding ribonuclease R family protein: protein MEVSQHLTDRLLRWVHAAEYRPSKPKQIATQLQLDGDGYRELRRVIKQLAKEGRLVYGGNHLVVAAAAIGGPSDSVRGKFRRAMGGGFGFVRPSSGGGGADDDRPDDIFVPPGATGGAMDGDLVEVEISPSRRGGIEGVVINVVQRERRQFTGTFYSQAVPLDSAESSERGAHLHEIDGPVVYLDGVHFSAPVSVGDVRGLPLVDDDKVFVEIVEFPGDDGGGGEAVILERLGSNKNPAIDTLTVMRQYALPDEFPQRVLTEARQRADEFDEDSLPDDRTDLTDLLTITIDPFDARDFDDAISLQREDGRWRLWVHIADVSHFVQLGGAIDEEARQRGTSVYLPDRVIPMIPEIISNHLASLQPERRRLVKTVEIEMTDDLTVTHSEVHNAVIHSDKRFNYEQIDQYLAAPAAFRESWGSEICDLLDDMHTLAMKMRKRRFRAGSLSMDLPDIKLDLDRSGKVKGAFLVENTESHQIIEEFMLAGNQAVATWLDDLELNFLHRIHEPPERRKLRSLSAFVGDLGLGIDNVESRFEIQAVLDKVAGTPLENAVNFAVLKSMNKAVYGPHREGHYALDMEHYCHFTSPIRRYPDLTVHRLVQKLIEKKSTPDDSFAELVKLGHECSDAERNAAAAERELIQLKLLHFLKKKVGETLDAVVSRVFADGLHARCIKLPVDGFIPVTTLPSDQYRFERRGQMLIGFKDGNRFRLGDLLTVRIDKVDLQDRQLYLTVVRNRSTRPNEHDAATGGGKAKSKYKSKRRTDRRGRKKKRGR, encoded by the coding sequence ATGGAAGTATCTCAACATTTGACCGATCGCTTGCTGCGATGGGTCCACGCGGCGGAATACCGCCCCAGCAAACCGAAACAGATCGCAACTCAGTTGCAGCTCGATGGCGATGGATATCGCGAGTTGCGGCGGGTGATCAAGCAGCTTGCCAAAGAAGGTCGGCTGGTTTACGGCGGCAATCACCTGGTCGTGGCTGCCGCGGCGATTGGCGGGCCATCCGATAGTGTGCGTGGCAAATTTCGTCGCGCAATGGGGGGAGGGTTTGGATTTGTTCGCCCCTCAAGCGGCGGTGGCGGTGCTGATGATGATCGGCCCGATGACATCTTCGTCCCCCCCGGGGCGACCGGCGGTGCGATGGATGGGGACCTCGTCGAAGTTGAAATCAGTCCGAGCCGGCGCGGTGGCATTGAGGGTGTCGTGATTAACGTCGTGCAGCGCGAGCGACGGCAATTCACAGGCACATTCTATAGCCAAGCGGTTCCCTTGGATTCAGCCGAGTCATCGGAGCGAGGTGCTCATTTGCACGAGATCGATGGACCTGTCGTCTATCTCGATGGCGTGCATTTCAGTGCTCCCGTCAGCGTCGGAGATGTCCGCGGCCTACCACTTGTCGATGATGACAAGGTTTTTGTCGAAATCGTTGAGTTCCCCGGTGACGACGGCGGGGGCGGGGAGGCCGTGATTCTGGAGCGGCTCGGCAGCAACAAAAATCCGGCGATCGATACCCTGACGGTGATGCGGCAGTACGCTCTGCCCGATGAATTCCCGCAGCGAGTACTCACGGAGGCTCGCCAACGTGCCGATGAATTCGACGAGGATTCGCTGCCGGACGATCGCACAGATTTGACCGATCTGTTGACGATTACAATTGATCCATTTGACGCTCGCGATTTTGATGATGCCATCTCGCTGCAGCGAGAGGACGGTCGGTGGCGCCTGTGGGTTCATATCGCCGATGTCAGTCACTTTGTTCAACTGGGTGGGGCTATCGACGAGGAAGCTCGGCAGCGGGGTACGAGCGTGTATCTGCCTGACCGTGTCATTCCCATGATCCCGGAGATCATCAGCAACCATCTCGCATCGCTGCAGCCCGAACGACGGCGTCTCGTCAAAACGGTCGAGATCGAGATGACGGACGATCTAACGGTCACGCATAGCGAGGTGCACAACGCGGTCATTCATAGTGACAAGCGGTTCAACTACGAACAGATCGACCAGTATCTCGCGGCCCCTGCGGCGTTTCGGGAATCGTGGGGCAGCGAAATTTGTGACCTGCTCGACGACATGCATACCCTGGCGATGAAGATGCGCAAGCGGCGGTTCCGAGCCGGTTCCCTGTCGATGGACCTACCCGATATCAAACTTGATCTTGATCGCAGCGGCAAAGTGAAAGGCGCGTTCCTGGTAGAAAATACCGAGAGCCATCAAATCATCGAAGAGTTCATGTTGGCAGGTAATCAAGCCGTCGCGACCTGGCTCGATGACCTGGAGTTGAATTTTCTGCACCGAATCCACGAGCCACCGGAACGACGTAAACTCCGCAGTCTATCCGCCTTTGTCGGCGATCTGGGATTGGGGATCGACAATGTTGAGAGCCGCTTTGAAATTCAAGCTGTGCTCGATAAGGTCGCGGGCACTCCCTTAGAGAACGCCGTCAATTTCGCGGTTCTCAAGAGTATGAACAAAGCTGTCTACGGACCGCACCGCGAGGGTCACTACGCGCTCGATATGGAACACTACTGTCATTTCACCAGCCCGATCCGCAGGTATCCGGATCTAACGGTGCATCGACTGGTTCAGAAGCTGATCGAGAAAAAGTCCACACCTGACGACTCGTTTGCCGAATTGGTCAAACTCGGCCACGAGTGCAGCGACGCTGAACGCAATGCCGCCGCCGCTGAACGAGAGTTGATCCAGCTTAAACTGCTTCATTTTCTCAAGAAGAAAGTGGGGGAGACACTCGACGCTGTCGTCAGCCGCGTGTTCGCCGACGGGTTGCATGCGCGGTGCATTAAGTTGCCTGTCGACGGGTTTATTCCGGTCACTACACTACCGAGCGATCAATATCGCTTTGAACGCCGTGGACAAATGCTAATCGGCTTTAAAGACGGAAATCGATTCCGGTTGGGAGACCTATTAACGGTGCGGATCGACAAGGTGGATCTACAGGATCGTCAGCTGTATTTGACGGTGGTCAGGAACCGATCAACTCGACCGAACGAGCATGACGCTGCAACGGGTGGCGGCAAGGCGAAATCGAAGTACAAATCCAAGCGGCGAACCGACCGTCGAGGCCGCAAGAAAAAACGCGGACGTTGA
- a CDS encoding fused response regulator/phosphatase: MNHALPIVILLVEDSPTARFHVQVCLKKGLQNSYSLLQAENLAVAISTLRKNSVDIVLLDLNLPDSNGLDTFRRLAHISAGAAIVIISGDTDEQMAVNAVRLGAQDYIVKGAGFTAEVLGRTVHFAIERNARHLLEKELASVRLDLEIADTIQQRLYPRSESKFPNVSLAGRCSSATHNCGDYYDYITRPDGSLLVVIGDVSGHGIGPAMMMVETRAFLRALASSSMPLGEILTHINRLIADDMQQQLFVTLFVASLDASGQQLSYSSAGHPGYLVKPDGRVVTLQTDNTPLGISPLETYPTASVSEFAPGDLLALFTDGISEATHDHQDFLGEQRVLDEVVSGRELPAPAILESMFTLAERFNGTATQQDDRTAVVVKTAAKPI; encoded by the coding sequence TTGAATCACGCTCTGCCCATTGTCATCCTGCTGGTCGAAGACAGCCCGACCGCTCGATTTCACGTGCAGGTTTGCTTAAAGAAGGGCCTGCAAAATAGCTATTCGTTATTGCAGGCAGAGAATCTGGCGGTTGCAATCTCCACCCTGCGGAAGAATTCAGTAGATATCGTGCTGCTGGATTTAAATCTCCCCGACAGCAATGGCCTGGATACCTTTCGGCGGCTCGCCCACATCAGCGCTGGCGCCGCAATCGTGATCATCAGCGGTGATACCGACGAGCAGATGGCAGTCAACGCGGTCCGACTCGGTGCACAAGATTATATTGTCAAAGGGGCAGGCTTCACGGCCGAGGTCTTGGGCAGGACGGTGCACTTTGCTATCGAGCGAAATGCTCGGCATCTGCTCGAAAAGGAACTCGCCAGTGTCCGGCTGGACCTCGAGATCGCCGACACGATCCAACAGCGATTGTATCCGCGCAGCGAGTCGAAATTTCCCAATGTTAGCTTGGCGGGACGGTGCTCTTCGGCAACGCACAACTGTGGTGACTATTACGACTACATTACCCGCCCCGATGGATCGCTCTTGGTCGTCATTGGTGACGTCAGCGGCCACGGGATTGGACCGGCGATGATGATGGTCGAGACCCGCGCATTTCTCCGCGCTCTGGCCTCATCGTCGATGCCGCTCGGCGAGATTTTGACGCATATCAATCGGTTGATTGCTGACGATATGCAGCAGCAATTGTTTGTGACCCTGTTTGTCGCGAGCCTGGATGCCAGCGGGCAGCAACTGAGCTACAGCAGTGCCGGGCACCCGGGGTACCTTGTCAAGCCGGACGGGCGTGTGGTGACACTGCAAACTGACAACACGCCGCTGGGAATCTCTCCATTGGAAACCTACCCGACCGCGTCCGTCTCGGAATTTGCGCCTGGTGACCTATTAGCACTGTTTACCGATGGAATTTCCGAGGCGACTCACGACCACCAGGATTTCCTTGGCGAGCAACGGGTGCTCGATGAGGTCGTGTCAGGACGTGAGCTTCCCGCACCTGCGATACTGGAGTCCATGTTCACGCTCGCCGAACGGTTCAACGGCACCGCGACCCAGCAAGATGATCGCACCGCGGTAGTTGTCAAGACTGCGGCGAAGCCCATCTAA
- the dxr gene encoding 1-deoxy-D-xylulose-5-phosphate reductoisomerase — protein sequence MHNGRRIAILGATGSIGVATLDVVAQLGQRFPADDWRVSAISGHRQIDELIKAAHAAQPVPDLIVVSDADGADQARARMAQYGLQRQCRLDVGPEALVRAATDEAVDTVVAAIVGRAGLESTLAAVEAGKRVGLANKETLVIAGPVVTAAAARSGAELLPIDSEHSAIYQCLAEARCLNSHATHPSAADGETRCSGTAGVDSTPAKLPGVRRLILTASGGPFRDCSVAEMENATPAAALKHPTWDMGQKITIDSATMMNKALEIIEAKWLFDVPADRIEVVIHPQSIIHSLVEFEDGSVVAQLSPPDMRLPIQYALTYPSRLPCPAPALDRQQTWDMSLIPVDADRFPALELGFEVARVGGTAGVVLNGANEVAVPLFLSGKIRFTDIARLCKQTLEDHNHESAPSLQRLLQLDEWARLRAQKIAETI from the coding sequence ATGCACAACGGACGCCGGATCGCGATTCTCGGTGCGACTGGTAGTATCGGTGTGGCAACGCTCGATGTGGTTGCGCAGCTCGGCCAGAGGTTTCCTGCAGACGATTGGCGGGTAAGTGCGATTTCTGGCCACCGCCAGATCGACGAACTCATCAAGGCGGCCCATGCGGCCCAGCCGGTGCCGGATTTGATCGTCGTTTCGGACGCGGATGGTGCTGATCAAGCGCGTGCTCGGATGGCCCAGTACGGACTCCAACGCCAATGCCGGCTGGACGTGGGGCCGGAGGCGCTCGTGCGAGCGGCCACCGACGAGGCTGTCGATACGGTTGTCGCGGCGATTGTGGGACGGGCGGGCCTGGAGTCCACGCTCGCGGCTGTCGAGGCGGGTAAGCGGGTAGGATTGGCAAACAAGGAAACGCTGGTCATCGCGGGACCTGTGGTGACCGCAGCGGCCGCGCGCAGCGGTGCGGAATTGCTGCCCATCGATAGTGAACACTCAGCAATTTACCAATGTCTTGCGGAAGCCCGCTGTTTGAATTCCCATGCGACGCATCCGTCGGCGGCAGACGGCGAAACCCGCTGCTCTGGTACGGCGGGCGTGGATTCGACCCCAGCGAAATTGCCGGGGGTTCGCCGGTTAATTTTGACTGCCAGCGGCGGGCCATTTCGCGATTGCTCGGTCGCGGAGATGGAAAATGCAACCCCGGCGGCTGCTCTCAAACATCCCACCTGGGACATGGGCCAGAAAATCACCATCGACTCGGCGACGATGATGAATAAGGCCCTGGAAATTATCGAAGCGAAATGGCTGTTTGATGTGCCCGCAGATCGAATCGAGGTCGTGATCCACCCGCAATCGATCATCCATTCGCTGGTCGAATTCGAGGATGGCAGCGTGGTCGCCCAGCTCAGCCCACCGGATATGCGGCTGCCAATTCAGTATGCTTTGACGTATCCCAGTCGGCTGCCCTGCCCTGCTCCGGCACTGGATCGCCAGCAGACCTGGGACATGAGTTTGATTCCCGTGGATGCGGATCGGTTCCCCGCACTCGAGCTGGGATTTGAGGTTGCTCGGGTGGGCGGCACTGCCGGAGTAGTGCTCAATGGAGCCAATGAGGTGGCGGTTCCTCTATTCTTGAGCGGCAAAATTCGCTTTACTGACATCGCTCGGTTGTGCAAACAAACGCTCGAGGACCACAACCACGAGTCCGCCCCCAGTCTCCAACGACTGCTACAGCTCGATGAGTGGGCGCGCCTCCGGGCCCAAAAAATCGCTGAAACCATATAG
- a CDS encoding site-2 protease family protein, with the protein MSLFDCMHVASLLAATDDPGYFASLLSGTWLWAKVLLGIGLVVFVHELGHFLAAKLFGVKCEKFYVGFDVPLQIGPIKFPRTLGKFTYGETEYGIGIIPLGGYVKMLGQDDDPRKAEEEARRIREEGADGEPAKLDPRSYPAKSVWQRMIIISAGVVMNVITGILFAAVAYFYGVPYTPAMVGGVTPGGAAWAAGVQPGGLVTSVAGGEDDNQMHFSKMQQEIMLGGMDHPDQAVDVHVAYGSDSREYALTPQPHPLEPSLRMIGIYGPVGSKLPTKFFATPGTSAAKVLTEEDADAEVVSWDGHQLDAEAPMPIAPLLNEIYSAPSKPIELTLVRADGNQHSVTLSPQREKEFGLRFKVGKVTALVDGGPAQAAGMEVGDEIVSVNGDEAIDLYSLVLRSWPAGEAVEVTVRRGKDTAAETKTLSITPVQTLQTYPPVSQLGETMASTPLGFAYHADTTVQKVTSPNSDLQVGDVVKEVRIRFADEKDKTSLVQAFGEAAIEQLQEGWEIGPSMPLGVLMETVQVLPVGTEVLVKATRPPEGSVIESTMKVQVSERDWYERGLNFAEVSRIQTASSVGNAISLGVREGVRGLEQVGRFLGMLVTGKVQPKFLGGPIRIAQMASHEAKRGISAQLLFLTMLSMNLAILNFLPIPALDGGHMMFLIAEAIRGKKLDEALEMRLTFAGVLALLALMIFVFANDILHL; encoded by the coding sequence ATGTCACTGTTTGACTGCATGCACGTCGCCTCGCTCTTAGCCGCGACGGACGACCCCGGTTATTTCGCTTCGTTGTTAAGCGGAACATGGTTGTGGGCCAAAGTGCTTTTGGGGATCGGCCTGGTCGTTTTCGTCCATGAACTTGGGCATTTTTTGGCGGCGAAGCTGTTCGGCGTCAAATGCGAAAAGTTTTACGTCGGGTTTGACGTGCCGCTGCAGATCGGTCCGATCAAATTCCCGCGGACACTTGGTAAATTCACCTACGGCGAGACCGAGTACGGCATCGGCATCATCCCGCTGGGCGGCTATGTCAAAATGCTCGGCCAGGACGACGACCCACGCAAAGCAGAAGAGGAGGCGCGTCGAATCCGCGAAGAGGGTGCCGACGGCGAACCCGCCAAACTCGATCCCCGCTCCTACCCAGCGAAATCTGTTTGGCAGCGGATGATCATCATCAGTGCCGGCGTTGTCATGAACGTGATTACGGGAATCCTATTCGCCGCCGTTGCATACTTTTACGGTGTGCCCTACACACCTGCTATGGTCGGTGGCGTGACGCCTGGCGGTGCGGCTTGGGCGGCTGGGGTCCAGCCCGGTGGACTGGTTACCTCGGTGGCGGGAGGCGAAGACGATAACCAGATGCATTTCAGCAAAATGCAGCAGGAAATCATGCTCGGGGGCATGGACCACCCCGACCAAGCTGTCGATGTGCACGTCGCCTATGGGAGCGACTCGCGAGAATACGCCCTCACCCCACAGCCCCATCCGCTTGAGCCAAGCCTGCGGATGATCGGCATCTACGGTCCTGTCGGGTCAAAGTTGCCCACCAAGTTCTTCGCGACACCGGGGACTTCCGCCGCCAAGGTGCTGACGGAAGAAGATGCCGACGCGGAAGTGGTCAGTTGGGACGGCCATCAGCTCGATGCGGAAGCGCCGATGCCGATCGCACCGCTGCTCAATGAAATCTATAGCGCACCCTCCAAGCCCATCGAGTTGACGCTCGTTCGCGCCGACGGAAACCAGCACAGCGTGACGCTTTCGCCGCAGCGCGAGAAAGAGTTCGGTTTGCGGTTTAAAGTCGGTAAAGTCACCGCGTTGGTCGATGGTGGACCCGCTCAAGCAGCGGGGATGGAGGTTGGCGATGAAATTGTCTCGGTCAACGGTGACGAAGCGATCGATTTGTACTCGCTCGTCCTGCGGTCGTGGCCTGCAGGCGAGGCTGTCGAAGTGACCGTCCGTCGTGGCAAGGATACCGCGGCCGAAACCAAGACGTTGTCAATCACGCCCGTCCAAACGCTGCAAACCTATCCGCCCGTTTCGCAGCTTGGCGAAACCATGGCCAGCACACCGCTCGGATTTGCTTACCACGCCGATACGACTGTCCAGAAAGTCACGTCGCCAAATAGCGATCTGCAGGTAGGCGATGTGGTGAAGGAGGTTCGAATTCGGTTCGCCGATGAGAAAGATAAGACCTCGCTTGTCCAGGCATTTGGTGAGGCGGCGATTGAGCAGCTCCAGGAAGGCTGGGAAATCGGCCCGTCGATGCCGCTGGGCGTACTGATGGAAACGGTGCAGGTTTTGCCCGTTGGTACCGAGGTGCTCGTCAAAGCCACTCGACCTCCCGAGGGTTCTGTGATTGAGTCGACGATGAAGGTTCAGGTTTCTGAGCGAGACTGGTACGAGCGCGGACTGAATTTTGCTGAGGTTTCTCGGATTCAAACCGCCAGCTCAGTCGGCAATGCGATTTCCTTGGGGGTCCGTGAAGGCGTTCGGGGCCTCGAGCAGGTCGGTCGGTTCCTCGGCATGTTGGTGACCGGCAAAGTCCAACCCAAGTTTCTCGGCGGCCCCATTCGGATTGCTCAAATGGCCAGTCACGAAGCAAAACGCGGCATTTCTGCCCAGTTGCTGTTCTTGACCATGCTCAGCATGAACCTGGCGATCTTGAACTTCTTGCCGATTCCAGCGTTGGACGGTGGGCACATGATGTTTTTGATCGCGGAGGCCATTCGTGGCAAGAAGCTCGATGAGGCTCTTGAGATGCGGCTAACTTTCGCTGGCGTTTTAGCGCTGTTGGCTCTGATGATCTTTGTCTTTGCAAACGATATTCTGCATCTGTGA
- a CDS encoding DUF1559 family PulG-like putative transporter: protein MSRNQSPRRPAFTLVELLVVIAIIGVLVGLLLPAVQAAREAARRMSCSNNFKQLGLALHNYHSAYKQLPQQGGGSGQPTDNQAKSNKSRLSAMVGLTPFFEQQAVWQQVSNPYQAANGNIWPAMGPAPYNTAYVPWRTQIATLLCPSDVAPNGQVATGQLNYGFSFGDSFWNCNNTRNNAGKPLNIGQHRGFFKDRFVRRFRDCLDGLSNSILMAEIQRSSGTRELAGDALVRNGSGSTMRNNPKANVLEFARDPERPLFYKPGVTLAVDTSGAKNRFRGSNWAQGEPMMSGVGQTLPPNSANCVRGNGDANGPGGIFSAGSRHQGGCHVLMGDGAVKFITESVDTGNTSQGPIGTTAPGAPPAGSASNYGIWGAAGSIAGRETTSLE, encoded by the coding sequence ATGAGTCGCAATCAATCTCCCCGGCGTCCGGCCTTCACACTCGTCGAGTTGCTGGTAGTGATCGCTATCATCGGCGTGTTGGTGGGGTTGTTACTGCCCGCAGTCCAAGCGGCCCGTGAAGCGGCCCGCCGGATGTCCTGCAGCAATAATTTCAAGCAATTGGGTTTAGCCCTGCATAACTATCACTCCGCCTACAAGCAATTACCGCAGCAGGGCGGTGGTTCGGGGCAGCCTACCGACAACCAGGCCAAAAGTAACAAATCCCGGCTGTCCGCGATGGTTGGCTTGACTCCGTTCTTTGAACAGCAAGCCGTTTGGCAGCAGGTTTCGAATCCATACCAAGCTGCCAACGGAAATATTTGGCCAGCGATGGGGCCGGCCCCGTACAACACGGCATATGTGCCTTGGCGAACTCAGATCGCCACCCTCCTGTGTCCCTCGGACGTGGCACCCAACGGGCAAGTCGCGACAGGTCAATTGAACTATGGCTTCAGCTTCGGAGATTCGTTCTGGAACTGTAACAACACCCGAAACAATGCGGGCAAGCCACTTAATATCGGCCAGCACCGTGGGTTTTTTAAGGACCGCTTCGTCAGACGCTTTCGGGACTGCCTCGACGGGCTGAGCAATTCCATCCTGATGGCCGAGATCCAGCGAAGTAGCGGCACACGGGAGCTCGCCGGAGACGCCTTGGTGCGAAATGGCAGCGGCAGCACGATGCGCAATAACCCCAAAGCGAATGTTTTGGAGTTTGCACGTGATCCGGAGCGTCCGCTGTTCTATAAGCCAGGGGTCACGTTGGCAGTTGACACGAGCGGTGCGAAAAACCGGTTTCGCGGGTCGAACTGGGCTCAAGGCGAGCCGATGATGAGTGGTGTCGGGCAAACTCTACCGCCGAACTCAGCTAACTGCGTTCGGGGCAATGGCGATGCCAATGGACCCGGCGGCATCTTTTCAGCGGGCAGCCGCCACCAGGGTGGTTGTCACGTCCTGATGGGTGACGGAGCGGTCAAGTTCATTACAGAGAGCGTTGACACAGGCAATACAAGCCAGGGGCCTATCGGTACGACTGCACCGGGAGCGCCACCGGCGGGATCGGCCAGCAACTACGGAATCTGGGGCGCCGCAGGCAGCATCGCAGGCCGAGAGACCACGTCGCTCGAGTAA